AACACCTGGTGGACCTGGGATGCCCGGCTGACCACCTCCCTCGTCCTCTGGCTGATCTATGTGGCCTATCTCATGGTGCGTCGGTACAGCACGGATCCAGAGCGTGGGGCCCGTTTCGCCGCAGTGTTCGGCATCATCGGCTTTCTCGATGTGCCCATCGTCTATCTGTCCATTCGCTGGTGGCGCACTCTGCACCCCTCGGCGGTCATTGGCGGCGGAGAGGGCAGCGGGCTGGCGTCGGCGATGTGGACCACGCTCATGGTCTCGCTGCTGGCGTTCACTGTGCTGTATATCACCC
This DNA window, taken from bacterium, encodes the following:
- the ccsA gene encoding cytochrome c biogenesis protein CcsA, yielding NTWWTWDARLTTSLVLWLIYVAYLMVRRYSTDPERGARFAAVFGIIGFLDVPIVYLSIRWWRTLHPSAVIGGGEGSGLASAMWTTLMVSLLAFTVLYITLLTLTYRIKSLANRTQSAKQPFLR